One Maribacter sp. HTCC2170 genomic window, ATGGCAAAACTGGTTGCCGAATCAAAGAATGAAGCTCCCGGTAAGGTTGTAATTGTTTGTTTGCCTGCATTTATGATATCTGCATCTTCTTCCCCTTCAAACGGAAATGGCCCCATACCCAAAACCCCGTTTTCACTTTGAAATTCCACACTAATATCATTGCGTACAAAATTGGCAACAAGGGTGGGAATGCCTATCCCCAGATTTACATAATAGCCATCTTTGACCTCCTTTGCGATTCGCTTTGCGATTCCGTTCTTATCAAGCATGTTAATTTCTTTTAATAATATAGGAATTAAACTTATGAGCTTTCTCACTATCATGTCTCCAAAACATAATAGGTATACTGAATGTAAAAACTGCAATTGCTCCTAAAAAGCTCCAAAGAACTATTGTCGATATAATTCCAAGTCCAACTCCTAACAAAACAATTCTGTTATCAACAATGGCCGTAATTCTATTTAGATGTTTTTTATCCATTTTACCGCAGTTTTGGCAATTTACATGGACTTCATCACCTCTCAATTTCATTTGTAACTCAGCTCTAGTGTTCTCTTTTTCTTTAAGTGTATTTTGTTTTTTACATGCAGAGCAGGTATATGATAACTTCATTTATTGAGTATTAGTAATCAATCCCTTTGTCTTACCGTTCGTTGTTCTATTCGCTTCTCGTAATGTTCACCTTGGAATATGCGTTGTACAAATATTCCAGGTATATGTATTTCGTTTGGATTCAAGGAACCTGCAGGCACCAATTCCTCAACCTCGGCTACTGTAATTTTGGCCGCCCCACACATACAAGGATTAAAATTACGTGCAGTACCTTTAAATATTAGATTTCCTGCCTCATCCCCTTTCCATGCCTTAACAAAGGAAAAATCAGCCTCATAGGCGTTTTCCAGAACATACATCTTACCATTGAATTCTCTTGTCTCCTTTCCCTCGGCTACTTCTGTGCCGTATCCTGCAGGAGTATAGAAAGCGGGGAAACCAGCTTGAGCGGCCCTACATTTTTCCGCCAAAGTGCCTTGAGGGGTGAGCTCCACCTCCAACTCACCACTTAGCATCTGTCGTTCAAACTCGTCATTCTCTCCAACATATGAAGATGTCATTTTTCGTATCTGTCGTTTTTGGAGTAAAAGCCCCAGACCAAAATCATCAACCCCAGCATTGTTTGATATACATGAAATATCTGTAATACCCAATCGTACCAATTCGGCTATTGTGTTTTCAGGAATTCCACAGAGACCAAAGCCGCCCAACATAAATGTCATTCCGTCTTTTACCCCTTTTAATGCCTCACGTACATTCTCTACTGTTTTACGAATCATAAAAATTGTCTTGGATTAAACAAAAATATCCCTATTACTAAATTAGCATTTTAAAAAAGAAAATGCCCTTACTTTATTTTAAAAAGTAAGGGCATTTAGCTTTTAAGATATTAGGTTATCTATGCCATTATTAGAAGTCCAAATCATCTAAATCATCTGTTTCTTTTGGTGCATTGGGGTCTTCCACTGGTTTTGAACAATCCAAATTAATTGACATATTCTCAGGTTCAATGAATTCGCCATCAGAGACTCCCAATTCTTCATTTGCGTAATTTTTCTTCATGTACAGTCCCCAAATAGGCAATGCCATAGAAGCCCCTTGACCATATCTAAGGGATTTAAAGTGTATAGATCGATTATCACCACCAACCCATACTCCGGTTACCAAATTGGGTACCATTCCCATAAACCAACCATCACTTTGATTTTGTGTTGTTCCTGTTTTTCCGGCAATTGGGTTTTTGAACTCATAAGGGTATCCAGTTATAATCTCTTTGAACTCTGGTCTAGATTTAATTTTATCGTAACCTGTAGTTCGCAAATGAATTCCTGAACCTCCCTGTGTAACCCCTTCCATAAGGTTCACCATTGCATAAGATACTTCCTTGCTTAATACGTCCTTGGTTACAGGAACATATTCATACAATACTGTCCCGTTTTTATCTTCAATACGGGTAACCATAACCGGTTTCACGAAAACGCCCTGATTGGCAAAAGCACCATAAGCACCAACCATTTCATAAACATTCATATCTTCCGTTCCCAAAGCAATTGAAGGCACTTCTAAAATATCTCTATTAATTCCAAGGTTTTTTACAATGGATACAACAGATTTTGGACCAACCATATCTATTAGTTGGGCAGTTATTGAGTTTTTTGAATTGGCCAATCCTCTTTTCAAGGAATACATTTCACCAGAAAACCTTCCGCTTGAGTTGTCGGGACACCAAGCTTCCATATTTCCGTGTTTATGTGCCTCTATACAATACTCCAAGTCTGGCAGTTCGTAACAAGGTGATAATCTCAACTGATCGATAGCAGCCGCATAAACGAAAGGTTTAAAGGTTGAGCCCGCTTGGCGTTTACCTTGGTACACATTATCATATTGAAAATGCCTGTAATCAACGCCTCCGACCCAAGCTTTTACATGTCCGGTTTGTGGTTCCATGGACATCATTGCC contains:
- a CDS encoding CoA transferase subunit A, with product MIRKTVENVREALKGVKDGMTFMLGGFGLCGIPENTIAELVRLGITDISCISNNAGVDDFGLGLLLQKRQIRKMTSSYVGENDEFERQMLSGELEVELTPQGTLAEKCRAAQAGFPAFYTPAGYGTEVAEGKETREFNGKMYVLENAYEADFSFVKAWKGDEAGNLIFKGTARNFNPCMCGAAKITVAEVEELVPAGSLNPNEIHIPGIFVQRIFQGEHYEKRIEQRTVRQRD